A genomic stretch from Chitinophagaceae bacterium includes:
- the vsr gene encoding DNA mismatch endonuclease Vsr, producing MADVHTIEQRRYNMQQIKSANTKPEMLVRKFLHANGFRYSLHKKTLPGKPDIVLPKYKTVIFIHGCFWHGHTNCKYFTIPKTRTEWWASKINTNKANDAKAVKALKKKGWNVIVIWECKLKGKKNERTLSLLVKKFE from the coding sequence GTGGCAGATGTACATACCATTGAACAGCGTCGTTACAACATGCAGCAGATAAAGTCGGCCAATACAAAGCCCGAAATGTTGGTGAGAAAATTCCTGCATGCCAATGGCTTTCGTTATTCCTTGCACAAGAAAACCTTGCCCGGTAAACCTGATATCGTATTGCCAAAATACAAAACCGTCATCTTCATTCATGGATGTTTCTGGCATGGTCATACAAATTGTAAATATTTTACCATCCCTAAAACAAGAACAGAATGGTGGGCCAGTAAAATCAATACCAACAAAGCCAATGATGCAAAAGCGGTAAAAGCATTGAAGAAAAAAGGGTGGAACGTGATTGTAATTTGGGAATGTAAATTAAAAGGGAAAAAAAATGAGCGGACTCTTTCCCTGCTTGTGAAAAAGTTTGAATGA
- a CDS encoding histidine kinase, translating into MLAGLRGAITIGGLAAAIKLMKYWYIKEQRNLQLEKENMESQLQLLKAQIHPHFLFNTLNNIYSFTQTTSPAAAKMVTVLSDLLRYILYEGTQPFVSLSKELKMIEDYINLEKIRYGNKLELHLNLPAQTNDLLIAPLLLLPLVENCFKHGTSNVLEQPWIHLQVSIKNTELQIKLLNGKVNHPATNTNSAGIGIKNVQQRLSLLYPGKHELNITSEEDVFIVNLKLELGQQKEQRIVHQQLSQAANA; encoded by the coding sequence CTGCTGGCTGGCTTGAGAGGAGCTATCACGATTGGGGGGCTGGCTGCAGCAATTAAACTGATGAAATACTGGTACATTAAAGAACAACGAAACCTGCAGTTGGAAAAAGAAAATATGGAATCGCAACTGCAATTACTAAAAGCGCAGATTCATCCTCATTTCTTATTCAACACACTGAATAATATTTATTCCTTTACACAAACTACTTCTCCTGCAGCAGCGAAAATGGTAACCGTGTTATCAGACCTGTTGCGATATATTCTTTACGAAGGCACTCAGCCATTCGTTTCGTTGAGTAAAGAGCTGAAGATGATTGAAGATTATATCAACCTGGAAAAGATCCGTTATGGCAATAAACTGGAACTTCATCTTAATCTTCCTGCACAAACCAATGATCTTTTGATTGCACCTTTGTTATTACTGCCATTGGTGGAGAATTGTTTTAAACATGGCACCAGTAATGTACTTGAACAGCCCTGGATCCATCTGCAGGTAAGTATAAAAAACACAGAACTGCAGATTAAGTTGCTCAACGGAAAAGTAAATCATCCTGCAACCAATACAAACAGTGCCGGGATTGGAATTAAAAATGTGCAGCAACGACTTTCGCTGCTTTACCCAGGCAAACATGAATTGAATATTACCAGCGAAGAAGATGTTTTTATTGTAAACCTGAAGCTGGAACTGGGGCAGCAGAAAGAACAGCGAATCGTCCATCAGCAACTATCACAAGCAGCCAATGCATGA
- a CDS encoding response regulator transcription factor, translating into MHETKPIQCLVVDDEPPAREIISRYIEETPTLKLAGECANALQAFALLQQQPVDLMFLDIRMPQLNGTDFLKTLKHPPKVVITTAYPEYALEGYELDVVDYLMKPITFERFLKALNKAFPGGASKTETTALAEENKSAAFVYFRVDRKMVKVILQDILYIESMKDYIKIVTGKGTYITKQSISSVEEMLPEKDFIRVHRSYIVSLYPIKTFTAELIEIGNTEIPIGKMYRNTVLKVLQ; encoded by the coding sequence ATGCATGAAACAAAGCCCATACAATGCCTCGTAGTGGATGATGAACCTCCTGCACGGGAAATCATTTCACGCTATATAGAAGAAACGCCTACACTGAAACTTGCTGGTGAATGTGCCAATGCGTTACAGGCGTTTGCTTTGTTACAGCAACAGCCTGTTGACCTGATGTTTCTCGATATCAGGATGCCACAATTAAACGGTACTGATTTTTTGAAGACTTTAAAACATCCGCCGAAAGTAGTTATCACAACCGCTTACCCGGAATATGCATTGGAAGGTTATGAGCTGGATGTGGTAGATTACCTGATGAAACCAATTACATTTGAACGTTTTCTGAAAGCATTGAATAAAGCTTTTCCCGGCGGTGCTTCCAAAACAGAAACAACCGCCTTGGCAGAAGAGAATAAAAGTGCAGCATTTGTTTATTTCAGGGTTGACAGGAAGATGGTGAAAGTGATTTTACAGGATATCCTGTATATCGAAAGCATGAAAGATTATATCAAAATCGTAACCGGTAAAGGAACGTATATTACTAAACAATCGATTTCTTCTGTTGAAGAAATGCTGCCTGAAAAAGACTTTATACGTGTCCACCGTTCTTATATTGTTTCGCTGTATCCTATCAAAACATTTACTGCTGAGCTGATAGAAATTGGTAATACTGAAATTCCCATTGGCAAAATGTACAGGAACACTGTGCTGAAAGTTTTGCAATAA
- a CDS encoding fatty acid desaturase, whose translation MTAILLFFFLHWFLSLFFHSFFLHRYASHQMYTARKGWEKTFYFLTWFVQGSSFLVPRAYAVMHRMHHAYSDTEKDPHSPHFFKDIYQMMKHTAKIFSGFVTGKNIPDAEFTREYLPIWDKLDRFGHNNITRGFFIVAYVSFYLFFAPSFWWFLLLPIHFLMGPIQGAIVNWFGHKLGYRNYNIEDHSKNTTPWGVLLMGELFQNNHHKEKNNANFARKWFEFDLTFLIMRILHTFRIIQLKPVHLHQKSSEAELN comes from the coding sequence ATGACAGCTATTTTATTGTTCTTTTTCCTGCATTGGTTCTTATCGTTGTTCTTTCACTCATTCTTTTTACACCGTTATGCTTCCCACCAGATGTACACTGCCCGTAAAGGATGGGAAAAAACCTTTTACTTTTTAACCTGGTTTGTACAGGGTTCTTCATTTTTAGTTCCCCGTGCATATGCTGTAATGCACCGCATGCACCACGCCTATAGCGACACAGAGAAAGATCCGCATTCTCCGCATTTCTTTAAAGACATCTACCAGATGATGAAGCATACAGCTAAAATATTCAGCGGGTTTGTAACCGGCAAAAATATTCCTGATGCAGAATTTACCCGTGAGTACCTGCCCATTTGGGATAAGCTGGATCGCTTTGGTCATAATAATATTACCCGTGGTTTCTTTATCGTTGCTTATGTCAGCTTCTATTTGTTTTTTGCCCCCAGCTTCTGGTGGTTTCTGTTGCTGCCCATTCATTTTCTGATGGGACCAATCCAGGGAGCGATTGTTAACTGGTTTGGTCATAAACTTGGTTACCGTAATTATAATATTGAAGATCATTCTAAGAATACAACACCATGGGGAGTTTTGCTGATGGGTGAATTGTTTCAGAACAATCACCACAAAGAAAAAAACAATGCCAATTTTGCCCGTAAATGGTTTGAGTTTGATCTTACTTTTTTGATAATGCGAATACTGCATACTTTCCGCATTATCCAGTTGAAGCCTGTTCACCTTCACCAAAAATCAAGTGAAGCAGAATTGAATTGA
- a CDS encoding HTH domain-containing protein: protein MQHIEFFHQDHFEKNYHRHYPLGRLSLFIDFFWQTNFDHLWKKHPQGFSDVLFPNIGYTYLVNLGTPFVMQVEENKTEMKGDGFLPRLNHIECYHQTGNCIFGIKFKVSPVIFEKKVNFSEYSGTIFPLSYLLDQPVISSIKRSTSFEKRASLLCKHYEQILEQYEGSLQPIEIVTSILADCLKQNKFDLSVEELAEKYAISTRTLQRYFETSTGISSKKALQVLRIRKAVSHIITAPETFHYGIYGYYDFSHFYKHLKKFFQKDTLLHLQPHLQLLQTLHKREGR from the coding sequence GTGCAGCATATTGAATTTTTTCACCAGGATCACTTTGAGAAAAATTATCACCGGCATTACCCGCTGGGCAGGCTTTCGTTGTTCATTGATTTTTTCTGGCAAACAAATTTTGATCATCTCTGGAAAAAGCACCCGCAGGGTTTCAGTGATGTATTGTTTCCCAATATTGGTTACACCTACCTGGTAAACCTGGGTACTCCGTTTGTAATGCAGGTAGAAGAAAATAAAACGGAAATGAAGGGCGATGGGTTTTTACCCCGGTTGAATCATATTGAATGTTATCATCAAACCGGTAACTGTATATTCGGGATTAAGTTCAAAGTAAGTCCCGTTATTTTTGAAAAGAAAGTCAATTTCTCTGAATACAGCGGAACGATTTTCCCGCTGAGTTATTTGCTGGATCAGCCAGTCATCAGCAGTATTAAAAGATCCACTTCATTTGAAAAAAGAGCATCTCTTCTATGCAAACATTATGAACAGATTCTTGAACAATATGAAGGATCGCTTCAACCCATTGAAATTGTTACATCCATTCTTGCAGATTGTTTAAAACAAAATAAATTTGATTTGTCGGTTGAAGAACTGGCAGAGAAGTACGCTATTTCAACAAGAACATTGCAAAGGTATTTTGAAACCTCAACAGGAATCAGCAGCAAAAAAGCATTACAGGTTTTACGGATCAGGAAAGCCGTCAGCCATATTATTACAGCCCCGGAAACATTTCATTATGGTATTTACGGTTATTACGACTTCAGCCATTTCTATAAGCATCTGAAAAAGTTTTTTCAGAAAGATACTCTTCTCCATCTACAGCCACATCTGCAGCTACTGCAAACTTTACATAAAAGAGAGGGCCGATAA
- a CDS encoding TonB-dependent receptor family protein: protein MIEIFSAMANLQERMKKDNYTKIPLELNTFRIGADFFPSKKTIFGFVVNSNINSVRPFNNNSSVVIDQSKQPIFTFNTQTRNRHKNKNAVANFNFKHTFDSTGKELTADVDLGYFSSNNFSSVNTQYYQLNGTPLQPDYILDSYQKGNLKLATVKADYVNPLKKKARLEAGFKTSFVKTDNDALFYNMSSGTPEDDVNKTNHFYYDENINAAYLNYKKEYQKIDFQIGLRAENTNVKTKQVKGNITWDSSYTQLFPSAFLNYKLKENQTIGVSVSRRIDRPNYSQLNPFLFLIDVTTYSTGNPSLLPQFTWSYELNYTVKNINLTLGYSHTKNNQNIVITRFKDVFPNIPSDDNVTVQIPVNLSSSDYIGLTVAAPVRINGWWNMMNNANIFYNHFNGNLAGTALNNGKMVASLSTNQTFTLKKGWTAEMNVNYNSGGQYGFMVTRPQWGIGAGVQKTLWKGKGQVRFNITDIFWTNLPRATITYNNYIEYWRAYRETRVANLSFTYRFGNNKVQQARRRALGSEEERQRAQ, encoded by the coding sequence TTGATCGAAATTTTTTCAGCAATGGCCAATTTACAGGAAAGGATGAAAAAAGATAACTATACAAAGATTCCCCTTGAGCTGAATACATTCAGGATCGGAGCAGACTTTTTCCCTTCAAAGAAAACAATCTTTGGATTTGTAGTGAACAGCAATATCAATTCTGTCCGCCCGTTTAATAATAATAGCTCTGTTGTTATTGATCAATCAAAGCAGCCAATCTTTACGTTCAATACGCAAACAAGAAACAGGCATAAGAATAAAAATGCTGTAGCTAATTTTAATTTCAAACATACATTCGACAGTACAGGAAAAGAATTAACTGCCGACGTGGATCTAGGATATTTTAGCTCCAACAATTTTTCATCTGTCAATACACAGTATTATCAGTTGAATGGAACTCCGCTTCAACCGGATTATATTCTCGATTCCTATCAGAAGGGAAATTTAAAACTCGCAACAGTTAAGGCTGATTATGTGAATCCATTGAAAAAGAAAGCTAGGCTGGAAGCAGGCTTTAAAACAAGTTTTGTAAAAACAGACAATGATGCCCTTTTTTATAATATGAGCAGCGGAACTCCTGAAGATGATGTGAATAAGACCAATCATTTTTATTATGATGAAAACATCAACGCCGCTTATCTCAACTATAAAAAAGAATATCAAAAAATTGATTTTCAAATCGGGCTCCGGGCAGAAAATACGAACGTAAAAACAAAACAGGTAAAAGGAAATATCACCTGGGATTCCTCTTACACGCAACTTTTTCCAAGCGCCTTCCTGAATTATAAATTAAAAGAGAATCAAACAATTGGCGTTTCTGTAAGCAGGAGAATTGATCGACCTAACTATTCACAACTCAATCCGTTTTTGTTTTTAATTGATGTAACCACCTATTCAACAGGTAATCCTTCACTGCTGCCACAGTTTACCTGGAGTTATGAATTAAATTATACGGTTAAGAATATCAACCTTACGCTGGGATACAGCCATACAAAAAATAATCAGAACATAGTGATCACAAGATTCAAAGATGTATTCCCGAATATTCCATCCGATGATAATGTAACTGTGCAGATTCCCGTGAATCTTTCTTCATCTGATTATATTGGATTAACAGTTGCTGCCCCGGTACGTATTAACGGCTGGTGGAACATGATGAACAACGCCAATATTTTTTACAATCATTTCAATGGCAATCTTGCAGGTACAGCGTTGAACAATGGAAAGATGGTTGCATCCTTAAGCACCAACCAAACCTTTACATTGAAAAAAGGATGGACTGCAGAGATGAACGTCAATTATAACTCTGGCGGGCAATATGGATTTATGGTTACAAGACCGCAATGGGGCATAGGAGCAGGTGTTCAAAAAACTTTATGGAAAGGAAAAGGGCAGGTAAGATTTAATATCACCGATATTTTCTGGACCAACCTGCCAAGGGCAACCATTACATACAATAATTACATCGAATACTGGAGAGCATACCGTGAAACAAGAGTAGCCAACCTCAGCTTCACCTATCGCTTTGGAAATAATAAAGTGCAACAGGCAAGACGAAGAGCATTGGGTTCAGAAGAAGAAAGACAACGGGCGCAGTAG
- a CDS encoding TonB-dependent receptor, protein MKQRLLNLIIPLVFCAAFSFAQNGQRGKISLKVLNQQQQPIENATAELLRSKDSSLVKTALSDKSGLAEFENIPFGSYFIKTSLVNYEKQFSATVILSAEQSSLTVADAVLQLSVTQLKAIEVTGRKPFIQRLSDRIVVNVDNSVINAGSSAFDVLERSPGILIDANDNISMRGRSGVIIMIDGKPSPMSGADLVNYLRSLPSNAIERIDLITNPSSKYDAAGNAGIIDIRMKKDQRYGTNGSVTTGYGQGVYPKANAGINFNHRNKAMNLFGGYNYAYRMNLNHLLLDRNFFSNGQFTGKDEKR, encoded by the coding sequence ATGAAACAACGACTGTTAAACCTTATCATCCCTTTAGTTTTTTGTGCTGCATTCTCATTTGCACAAAACGGCCAGCGTGGGAAAATTTCATTGAAAGTGTTGAATCAGCAACAGCAGCCAATCGAAAATGCAACAGCTGAACTTTTACGAAGCAAAGATTCTTCTTTAGTTAAAACAGCGTTGTCAGACAAATCTGGGCTTGCAGAGTTTGAAAACATTCCTTTTGGTTCATACTTCATCAAAACAAGTTTAGTGAATTATGAAAAACAATTTTCAGCAACAGTTATTTTATCTGCGGAACAATCTTCGCTAACAGTTGCAGATGCAGTTTTACAACTATCCGTTACCCAATTAAAGGCAATTGAAGTAACAGGACGTAAACCGTTTATTCAGCGATTATCTGATCGAATTGTGGTGAATGTTGATAACAGTGTTATAAATGCAGGAAGCTCAGCGTTTGATGTACTGGAACGTTCTCCCGGAATTTTAATTGATGCCAACGATAATATCAGTATGCGTGGAAGATCTGGTGTTATTATTATGATTGATGGAAAACCAAGTCCCATGAGTGGAGCTGATCTTGTGAATTATTTACGCAGCCTTCCTTCCAATGCCATTGAAAGGATTGATCTGATTACAAACCCATCTTCAAAATATGACGCTGCCGGCAATGCAGGCATTATTGATATCCGCATGAAAAAAGATCAGCGCTATGGTACCAACGGATCTGTTACAACAGGATACGGGCAGGGAGTTTATCCCAAAGCCAATGCTGGAATTAATTTCAACCACAGGAATAAAGCAATGAATTTATTTGGCGGATATAATTATGCCTACCGTATGAATCTCAACCACCTTCTGCTTGATCGAAATTTTTTCAGCAATGGCCAATTTACAGGAAAGGATGAAAAAAGATAA
- the mnmG gene encoding tRNA uridine-5-carboxymethylaminomethyl(34) synthesis enzyme MnmG, with amino-acid sequence MFPEYDVIVVGAGHAGCEAAASAANMGSKVLLITMNMQTIAQMSCNPAMGGIAKGQIVREIDALGGYSGIISDKSMIQFRMLNRSKGPAMWSPRTQNDRMLFASTWREMLEQTPNVDFYQDMVGRLLVKDGRCYGVVTGLGHKIRSKAVVVTSGTFLNGVIHIGEKQLGGGRISEKASTGITEQLVELGFESDRLKTGTPPRIDGRSLDYSKMEEQKGDEEITGFSYLDVPKIKSEAQKSCFITYTNTEVHNVLKTGFDRSPMYQGRIQGTGPRYCPSIEDKINRFAERDRHQLFVEPEGWNTVEIYVNGFSTSLPEQVQYEALRIVPGFENARMFRPGYAIEYDFFPPTQLTYSLETKQIQNLFFAGQINGTTGYEEAACQGLMAGINAHLKANEQDPFILKRSDAYIGVLIDDLISKGTDEPYRMFTSRAEYRTLLRQDNADLRLTEKSYKMGLASQERMEKTKTKLSAVEKIKQTLSEVSLTPEEINQFLVDNNSAALTQKQKAIQILLRPGIPLKEMIEASPTLQQLTGTNSQDILEQAEIQIKYDVYIEKEKELVQRMSQLEDLEIPSSFDYNKISSLSNEALQKFKKIKPRTLGQASRISGVNPSDVQILMVFMGR; translated from the coding sequence ATGTTTCCTGAATACGATGTAATAGTGGTTGGTGCAGGTCATGCCGGTTGTGAGGCGGCTGCTTCTGCTGCAAATATGGGCAGTAAGGTTTTGCTGATAACAATGAATATGCAAACAATTGCTCAAATGAGCTGTAATCCTGCAATGGGCGGGATTGCAAAAGGCCAAATTGTGAGGGAGATTGATGCGTTAGGTGGTTATAGCGGGATTATAAGCGACAAGAGTATGATTCAATTCCGTATGCTGAACCGGTCAAAAGGTCCTGCAATGTGGAGCCCAAGAACCCAGAATGACCGGATGCTTTTCGCAAGTACATGGCGAGAGATGCTGGAACAGACACCAAATGTTGATTTTTACCAGGATATGGTTGGTCGTTTGTTGGTAAAAGATGGAAGATGTTATGGTGTTGTTACAGGGCTCGGGCATAAAATCAGATCAAAAGCAGTTGTAGTAACAAGCGGTACATTCTTAAACGGGGTAATTCATATTGGGGAAAAGCAATTGGGCGGTGGGCGAATTTCAGAGAAAGCTTCCACTGGAATTACCGAGCAACTCGTTGAGTTAGGTTTTGAAAGCGATCGTCTAAAAACTGGAACTCCTCCAAGAATTGACGGACGAAGTCTGGATTACAGTAAAATGGAAGAACAGAAAGGAGATGAAGAAATCACAGGATTTTCTTATTTGGATGTACCGAAAATTAAGTCAGAGGCGCAAAAAAGTTGCTTCATCACTTATACAAATACCGAGGTTCACAATGTATTAAAGACAGGATTTGACCGAAGTCCTATGTACCAAGGTCGAATTCAGGGGACGGGCCCAAGATACTGTCCAAGCATTGAAGATAAAATCAACCGCTTTGCAGAACGGGATCGTCATCAGTTATTTGTAGAGCCGGAAGGATGGAATACAGTGGAAATCTATGTAAACGGTTTTTCAACCTCGTTACCGGAACAAGTGCAATACGAAGCGCTTCGTATTGTGCCGGGGTTTGAGAATGCGAGGATGTTTCGTCCCGGTTATGCAATAGAATATGATTTCTTCCCGCCAACACAGTTAACTTATTCCTTAGAGACAAAGCAAATTCAGAATTTGTTTTTTGCCGGACAGATCAATGGTACAACAGGATATGAAGAAGCCGCTTGTCAGGGTTTGATGGCGGGAATCAACGCACACCTAAAAGCCAATGAACAAGACCCCTTCATTTTAAAAAGAAGCGATGCTTATATTGGAGTATTGATTGATGACCTGATCAGCAAAGGAACAGATGAACCATACCGCATGTTTACCAGTCGAGCAGAATACAGAACATTACTTCGCCAGGATAATGCTGATTTACGCCTGACAGAGAAGAGTTATAAAATGGGATTGGCATCACAGGAGAGAATGGAAAAAACAAAGACCAAGCTTAGCGCTGTAGAAAAAATCAAACAAACTCTTTCTGAAGTTTCACTTACTCCTGAAGAAATCAATCAATTCCTTGTTGATAATAACAGTGCCGCATTAACACAAAAACAAAAAGCGATTCAGATTTTATTGCGCCCGGGAATTCCACTGAAAGAAATGATTGAGGCTTCACCAACCTTACAGCAACTAACGGGAACGAACAGCCAGGATATTTTGGAGCAGGCAGAAATACAGATCAAGTATGATGTGTATATTGAAAAAGAAAAAGAGCTTGTGCAGCGCATGAGCCAGCTGGAAGACTTAGAGATACCTTCATCATTTGACTATAATAAAATATCTTCTTTAAGTAATGAAGCCTTACAAAAATTCAAGAAAATAAAACCACGAACACTTGGACAGGCATCACGTATCTCCGGTGTTAATCCAAGTGATGTGCAAATACTCATGGTGTTTATGGGAAGGTAA
- the ybeY gene encoding rRNA maturation RNase YbeY, translated as MQNRKVQFFYQKVRFSFLRRTALKLFVETLFRLEKKNLKNLNVIFCTDNALLAINREFLNHDYYTDIITFPLSTKGQAVEAELYISVDRVRENAKKQDIPFSTELHRVLLHGCLHLTGYNDKSSQQIKKIREREDHYLRLYFNK; from the coding sequence ATGCAAAACAGAAAAGTTCAATTTTTTTACCAGAAAGTCCGATTTAGTTTTTTGAGGCGAACCGCTTTGAAGTTGTTTGTGGAAACGCTGTTTCGTTTAGAGAAAAAAAATCTGAAGAACCTAAACGTTATTTTTTGTACAGATAACGCTCTTTTAGCAATCAACAGGGAGTTTTTAAATCATGATTATTATACCGACATTATTACTTTTCCTCTTTCTACAAAAGGACAAGCTGTTGAGGCTGAGCTTTATATTAGTGTTGACAGAGTGAGGGAAAATGCAAAAAAGCAGGACATCCCTTTCTCGACCGAGCTTCACCGTGTTTTATTACACGGGTGTCTCCACCTTACTGGGTATAACGACAAGTCTTCACAACAAATTAAGAAGATCCGTGAACGGGAAGATCATTATTTACGTTTATACTTTAACAAATAA
- a CDS encoding ferrous iron transport protein A yields MKRLSDLEQGEKATIHSFENDELLLKLMEMGCVPGEEILMEMKAPLGDPISIKVAGYQLSLRLEEAKSILVNPHK; encoded by the coding sequence ATGAAAAGATTATCAGATTTGGAACAGGGAGAAAAAGCAACGATACATTCTTTTGAAAATGACGAGCTTCTTTTGAAATTGATGGAAATGGGCTGCGTTCCCGGGGAAGAAATACTAATGGAAATGAAGGCCCCTCTCGGAGATCCAATCAGTATAAAGGTTGCCGGTTACCAGTTAAGTCTTCGTCTGGAAGAAGCAAAAAGCATTTTAGTAAACCCACACAAGTAA
- a CDS encoding nicotinate-nucleotide adenylyltransferase, producing the protein MKIGLYFGSFNPIHNGHLIIAQHVLNETDLNQVWFVVSPQNPFKQQKHLLNEYDRLHLVNLAIEKSTQLKTVDIEFRLPKPSYTINTLSYLKEKYSQHAYSIIMGSDSLQNLDQWKNADQIMQNYPVYVYTRPGFEIKKEGVKHLMVVNAPLLEISATHIRELIQSGKSIRYLVPDIVCDEIENAGYYKLKDPTK; encoded by the coding sequence ATGAAAATTGGTTTATACTTTGGCTCGTTTAATCCAATACACAATGGTCACCTGATTATTGCCCAGCATGTGTTAAATGAAACGGATTTAAACCAAGTGTGGTTTGTCGTTTCACCACAAAATCCTTTTAAGCAACAAAAGCATTTGCTGAATGAATACGACCGTCTGCACCTTGTAAACTTAGCAATTGAAAAATCAACCCAGCTTAAGACTGTTGATATTGAGTTCAGGCTTCCGAAACCTTCCTATACAATCAACACATTGTCTTACCTGAAAGAAAAATATTCGCAACATGCTTATTCAATTATTATGGGAAGCGACAGTTTGCAAAACCTAGATCAATGGAAGAATGCGGATCAAATCATGCAAAACTATCCTGTTTATGTTTATACACGCCCGGGCTTTGAAATAAAAAAAGAGGGCGTTAAACATCTGATGGTTGTAAATGCTCCACTGTTAGAAATTTCGGCTACTCATATCCGTGAGTTGATTCAGTCCGGCAAATCAATCCGGTATCTTGTTCCTGATATAGTTTGCGATGAAATAGAAAATGCTGGTTATTACAAATTAAAAGACCCAACCAAGTAA
- the chrA gene encoding chromate efflux transporter translates to MKFIRHIPFLKAVLFYTLTAFGGPQGHLGMMMKTFVNKRKDVTAAELTELMSFCQLLPGASSTQTITLIGYKRGGFLLSVVTFIIWVLPACLIMGGLSFLVHYFDRKALQTDIFKFLQPMAVGFLVYATWNAYKIAVNNTITRVIMIVAALAVYLFFKTPWVFPVILISAGIVTNFNNKRIPQKEIPRKKIKWRNLWVFVFVFVLAGFLSETARKQNWENKRAFNLFENFYRFGSLVFGGGQVLVPMMYEQFVIREKTQYMTGEELLTGAGFVQATPGPVFSMAAYAGGMAMRNEGKGKQALGVVIGTIAIFLPSALLVLFFYPIWNNLKKYAVVYRSLEGINAATVGLMIASAFYLARDISILELNAISYVNLIVIFFTTVLLSVTKIPPPFIALACLLLGWVF, encoded by the coding sequence CTGAAATTCATCCGCCATATCCCGTTTTTAAAAGCTGTATTATTTTATACGCTTACTGCTTTTGGCGGGCCCCAGGGACATTTGGGGATGATGATGAAAACATTTGTCAATAAAAGAAAAGATGTTACTGCCGCTGAGTTGACCGAGCTGATGTCTTTTTGCCAGCTTCTTCCGGGAGCAAGTTCAACTCAAACAATTACATTAATTGGATATAAACGTGGCGGCTTTCTGCTTTCTGTTGTTACGTTTATTATTTGGGTATTGCCCGCCTGTTTAATAATGGGCGGCCTCTCTTTCCTTGTACATTATTTCGATCGAAAAGCATTGCAAACCGATATTTTTAAATTTCTGCAGCCAATGGCTGTGGGCTTTCTTGTTTATGCTACATGGAATGCATATAAAATTGCAGTTAATAATACAATCACCCGTGTAATCATGATTGTTGCCGCACTGGCTGTATATCTTTTTTTTAAAACACCCTGGGTATTTCCAGTAATTTTAATTTCTGCCGGAATTGTTACAAACTTTAATAATAAACGCATTCCTCAAAAGGAGATTCCAAGGAAAAAAATCAAATGGAGGAATTTGTGGGTGTTTGTGTTTGTTTTTGTTTTAGCTGGATTTCTCAGTGAAACGGCACGTAAGCAGAATTGGGAAAACAAAAGAGCTTTTAATCTTTTTGAAAATTTTTATCGTTTTGGAAGCCTTGTTTTTGGCGGAGGCCAGGTATTGGTTCCTATGATGTACGAGCAGTTTGTAATCAGGGAGAAAACCCAGTACATGACAGGAGAAGAATTATTAACAGGTGCAGGGTTTGTTCAGGCAACACCTGGTCCTGTTTTTTCTATGGCTGCCTATGCAGGCGGAATGGCAATGCGCAATGAAGGAAAAGGAAAACAGGCATTGGGTGTTGTAATCGGAACCATCGCTATTTTCCTCCCAAGTGCATTACTTGTTTTGTTTTTTTATCCTATTTGGAATAATCTTAAAAAATATGCGGTTGTGTATCGTTCACTTGAAGGAATTAATGCAGCAACAGTTGGTTTAATGATTGCTTCGGCATTTTATCTGGCAAGAGATATTTCTATATTGGAATTGAATGCAATCAGCTATGTAAACCTGATTGTTATTTTCTTTACAACGGTTTTGTTAAGCGTCACTAAAATTCCGCCCCCTTTTATTGCGCTTGCCTGTTTATTACTTGGTTGGGTCTTTTAA